CCTGGGGGGCTGGCTTACCACAACCTCCATGTAAAATCTGTAACTGTCTTTCAGACATGATAGGTAGGTTAAAcaatttcattatttctcaTTTAGCTGTGGAAACATCTGATATTATATAGTGGCAAATCAGCTGTAGCTTAGCATTGCTCTGTAACATCCTTAATAAAAACAGGACTTTTATTaagacatgaaaaataaaatcctacAATACTTCTCCCATTTGTTACAGAAAAATCACCTCATAAATTCTTCCTTGTcacatttttctcctcatgCATCTCCCAAAAGAAGGTAAGTCAATACTACTACTCTTTCTGACTACCAAAGATGGCATTAATTTCAGCTGATACAGTAGCAGGAACAATCAATTAAGCTTGCTGTGATGGGCAGGAGTATTTCTCCCCAGTTGTacaatttaatttgcatttaaataaggacatgcaaaagaaaacacaaagttaCACAGAAATCTTCTGTTACAGCAGGTACTTTGGTCCATTTTGGTAAGGTAAGGTTGCTCTGCTCAATAGAAATTTGTTGTATTTGTTCCCTAACAAGCATGTCCTTAAGATGCAGTAACTTGGCTTTTTGAACTAGAAAGTCTCTGAGTGTTTTATTTATGCATCAAGCCAACAAGAACAAAGCCCCACTGACCTGCACCAGGACATTATCTATGGCTGTCTGCACCTCCAAGATGAGGCTGTAGCTGGCATCATCTTTGTTCAGTGTGAACTTGTCATTCACACTGAAGGCAGGTACTGAGGAAACTGCAGTGCTGGATTGAGAGGACTGCTGGTATTTGTCCCGTTCCTGAAGTACTTTAATCTGCAATTGTTCCAATTCATTCCTAGAAAAGGgaaatcttttctttaaatgtcttttaaaaaggCAACTATAGAGCTACCCTAGAAATTAAGGAGTTTAAACTTGCAAGGCAATCATGTTTATCTCCTGTCCTCAATTTTCCAGCCAGAAGTGACTGGTGACTCCCCTTCATTGTACTTAGCaaagataaaatataaaatctacCACATGGACACGTGGATTTTACATGTTCCTTGCCAAAAGAGGTTTTTGAGGCACAGGAAAGGACaatctttttccttcaaaagtACAATGCATTTTGAATAATATGGTAGTGACTTATTCCTGCCGTCATTTAGAAGCTATAGAgcagcaaggaaggaaggaaggaatctTATCTTGCTGATACTGAGGCAGAAAGCATTAAGACATCATCATGTGAAGGCAAAATAGAGAAAGACCATTAAATGAGGCTGTTATTAATTTCTACTTTGAAAAGGTTCAATTCTACTTCTAGATATATTAATGATAAAGAAAATCCAGTGAGATAGGAAGGAGAGATGACATTTCAGCTTTTAACATTTCCATTCTTccacttcaatttttttctagCACAATTACCTTAAGGATGAGATCTTGCTCTGCATTTCTTGACTTAATTTTAGTTCTTCACCTGAGCCACCTTCTCTATGGACAGGTTCAGTAGTTAGTCCTGTCAGCCAGCCTAAACCAATATATGAAGTTTATATTCCTTACaagctaaaaagaaaattttacacTCAGCTATTGTATGTGTGGAGTGATGCTTGTTCCATACACTAGGTAGAGAGAATTGAGCCCAATTTTATCCTTTTTTGTAGGATTAATCCTAGACACTGAGCATCGGTTTTTATGGGTTTCATTCTTAAGCTGGAAAgcattgctttctttttttatttagtaCTTTGAGCAATAAATTCCTCTTTAACTGTTTTTAACTGAGCAGTTGGATTTTTTCTTGCCTCTCTTTTTCTGACAAAACCTTGAATTACTGGCAGTActggaaacaaagcaaaacagcacAATGTGCTTACAGCAAACTGGATGCTGCTCAGTGGGCTTAGAAGTTGGATGCTGCTGCTTAAAAAAAGTTATACATTTGCTTACtcaattacatttatttataaaagcaaATGCTAATTGATTATATTCTGATACCTCAGGCATGATATGCAGACATGAATGGGTGCTTATAGCTCTGGTTCCCTGGCAAAATCAGTCTAGTGCACATCCTACCAGAATTCACCTTTCAAAGCTCACAGGGGAACACAggctttcccttttcccctttcttctaTGATCCATGGATCTTTACAACATTCCCACTAAAAGAAGGCACAAAGGACTTAGGCTGCAACAGTAGTGTGGCCAATCATACCAAAACAATTCATATGAAGTCAGGTGTAAGGGTCTTTTGATCAcccaaaaatgtttaaaagaggTGCTTGGAACACCATTATTTCTCAGTAACAGACTGAGGATTGTATCTTGCCAAATGACATGATTTTCATTACAAGAAGTTTCAATAGGTTAAATTTTAGCACTGAAGGTAACTAAAGAGAGAGAATTAGCAATCTTTagctcccagcagctgtcaTATGCAGCATGTTTATCATGGCCTTTGTCACAGACAGGCTCATAGCTCAAGTCTtacagaggagctgctgagatGCCTCACATGGAGGGAGCTTTATTTTTTactaaaatcaaaataaacccCATTTAAAGCACTGTGAAActgaaaaggaatgaaattacataaaagatagaaaaatagaagaaaaacacaCTTGTATATCAacatttttcatatatattaAAAACTGTAACTAATTCCTTCAGATATATTAATTCATCCCAACAAGGCAGCAGTTTACACCCAAATACAGCCAGTTACTGTGTTGCACATGATGAATATCTTAAAATAGAAAATCCCCACAGTTTAGGTGTAGGAATCTTTTTTAAAGTGTAAATATTACATCAGAAGAGATCTTTTCAACACAAAACTTTAAGAGACGTGAGTTGCACTAACAACATAACCTGCTTCATTTTATCACCTCACCACATATGGCATTTATAGTGTCAATGATATGAAGCTTACCTGAGTATGTTGCTGCTAAAATTTCATCATAGCCATCTTTTCCCACACAGCCACCCTGGATTGATGCAATGCTCTCTGATAAAGCCTTCAAATAAACACATTCAAGCAGAGGGAAATATCACTGCACTCATTTTAGAAGTTTTTAGAAGATTCTATTCTACATAGCAAACACATTGCAAAGTTGAAAGCAAAATAGTAACAGACAgtgtttttccagcagaaattaGCAATCTGACTGAAGTGAAATGATCCCTCTGCATCCAATTACTATTTTAAACAATTAATAACCAAAGTAATTATGCTCAGTGAAGTCCTGGCAGCTTCCATTTATTAATCTGTAAATCACAGACTATACTCAACACACTCAGTTTTTTCACTCAGAGAGCAACTCTGTATTAGGTTTCACCCAGCAGCTTTCAACTAAGCCAAAACTTTAGCATACACTCTCaacattattttgatttttgctcAAATCACAGCTACTTCGCTTTCTAGTTCTTGCATGTTACCATGCTGATTTCAAGTTCATATTGTCAGCGTTACAAGCctcttaaattaaaaacaaaccacgTATTTTTTGAGGTAATGATCGTGTAAgttttgaaatataaatttttatttttaattaatgtttttctttccagtagAGTATGAAGAATGAGGACTTACATAATCATGTCGAAGGACAGGCTCATCAGCACTCTCAAAGTTATAAATCTCTATCATTCCATCATCTCGTCCAACAAGTAATTCCTTAACTCCATCTCCCAGAATGTCAAAACTATCAATACACAGAATACctaatgaagaagaaaacaaagccattttcttcatctttattATTTATGATACACAGGCCACACTCTTTACACAGAAAGACTCCTGACCAGCTTTTAAGGTGTTAATAGTGTGATTTCTGGAATAGTCCTAGAGCGTGaggtccctgccctgtgcttcAGGTTCAAGATTAACTTTTATGGCTCCATTATTTCATAGGAAAACTAAGGACATACTAGGaagcattttaagaaaataatgtagTGATAACtcatataattaaataaaaatgtatttatacatTCCATGTCTGATCTTCTCCTTCACAAAGCAGTATGGCTAATAGATGTTCCAGAAGCAGCACACCAAAGCTAAAACTGAGAAAGTTTTGATCAGTTAGTGTGGAGACATATTCCACCTTCAGACAAAATCCTTTGTTATGACTCTTTAGAGACCTTAAAACCACTGAACATCTGGTAAGTTTGGCAGGCATATTTGccaaatacacacacacttaGAAATAGAAAACCGATAAACATCTCAATCGTACTTGAATCAACGGTGGTTTACAAACATCACTTTAAAAAGAGTGTAAAAACAAAAGCTTGCTAAAATACTGGAAATAATATGAATACAAAATCCAAAGCAAGACAAACTGATAGAAATTATTTGTCAGAAAATCAGAAGAATGAAAGAGACCTTAGTCATATTAATATCACAAACTGACATAATCACAATATGCCTGCAAAGTTATCTGTGAATAAGATTTCCTGATTACCCTACTCTTAACAAAGCCTCAGGTATGCTGGAAAGCTAGAGTGAGAAATTAAGACACATACCTCCTCTCTTCTTTTCATTCCCAATTTCCCACCTTGGTATTGCCTTCATACCAGTAATCTGGGTGAGACCCAATTTTCCATCAGAAGTCCCATACACAATTTCTTCCCCAGAATCCCCTAAACACAGAAACTGAATTTAGAATTGATAAAATCAAGCACACCAACTTCAAAATGTAGTGTAGTTACACTCTGTAGCccatgggaaaagaaaacactgaattaGTGACATACAACAGAACTGACAGGCttcaaataagaaaacaaatccaTGAAAACTGCACCCATCTTGATAATTTCCTTGTGGCTAACACTATTCTGTGTTTGGCTGCATCCCTGCACTGGAGTTCTGCCTAAGAACCAGTCAGAATCTATTACTATATGTTTCAGCAAAGTTAAGCTGAAGTATAAAGGCTATTCAATGGactttacagaagaaaaacaggtaAGTTCTTTCAGAACACACACTCAGCAATGAATGTTGTGCCAAAATTTCAGCAATTAAGAACTATTTTCCCAAACCAGCTCTGGATGTTTGTCACACAATCTAACTGAAACTAAATAAAGCACCAGATTAACACCCTAAAGCGATTTCTATGAGGTTAGAGCAGATTAGCAAGAAGGAAGATCAAACTATTTAAAGTTTGAACCTTCCAGTCTTAGTTTCTGTTAGTTCTATTCACTATTCTCATCCAGGAATGGAAATCCATGGGTAAGAGAAACACAAACCCACAACCTGGATATGGCCTCCAAAAGTCCAGTTCATTTTTACACAATGAGACCCCTCAGATCACGCTAGTGTTGTAAGAGGCCTTCAATTAAATGTGAATTTAATTTGAAACTGTCTAAAACAGTCATATCTCTGCCtatttatacattaaaaaaaacctcacataGTCACTTTTCTGCTGCAATTTTAACATCAGCTtaaaaatcaagacaaaataATTAACAAAGACAAGCtacaaaatcttaaaaatatagTAAAACAGTATTATTAATTAGGTGTATATTCAAAATCTTGTTACCCCCATTTCCATTGCTCAGAGCAAGAACACTAGGTGGTCCAGGAAGTTCTACTTCATACAGCAAATCAGATCCCTGAAGACAAAGAGAACAATCTTAAATGAATTtgttaaaaaattttaaaaaccacaaccaaaaaaacaaaaaaaaaaagaacaaaacaccaGCCACATCCCAAAACAAAGCCCCACAATGACATAATTATTATGGATCATACTAAAAGGTAAGATTTACTTATTCAAACTCCTATGGCAGAACCATTTCTAAGCCAAAAACAGGGTGAAGTCTGTAGAAATAAAGCATAGGACTCTTGAAACATGtttttatcattaaaaatgATCCAGGAACTTACCTGGCAATTTAATATATTAAACCGCTTAGTATCACTTAAGACTTGTTGCAACAGTAATTTATGAGAGCAAGAATTCCCAAAGTGATAAAGACTTCAGGAAATTAAATGTGTATGCGAGCATTTTTAGTTAGAAGGGATCAATTTGTCATTCACTTCCACCTATGAATTCCAGAGCCTGTTTTAGTGGTTTTATTAATCCTCATTTTTTGCAAGTTTATGATTGTCCtgtaaaaaaacaacagaaagggAATGCACCAGCAGCAACACTGCCAAGTAAGGCACAGTGCGCTGATCCTTATCACGTTTAAGCCATGCTGATACATATTTCCTGAATAATTAGAGTCCAATTCCATAGCATTCAtaataaaacacaaagaagGAAGCATTTTAACCTGTAACACCCTGAGGACTCTGTCTTGACATGCAAGCACTGGTGTGATGCACTTCACTTTGTCTACAGGAAGGCAGAGAATGTCATTGATTTTATCTCCTGATAGGAAGTAGTGCTGGTCCTTGCAGTCACAGTAATGGTTATAGATATAGCTTGCACAGAGAAAGAGATCTGCTCCTGAAATGTacctgaggaaaagaaaacacttcctTATAGCATCTTGCTGCAGCAAGAGTCTTTTATGCTTTTATGTGTTACTATGCTTGCAGCTCCAAGGTATTATGGGGCCCTGCAAGCTGTTCCAGCTTTTAGAGTTCCttataaatattaaaaccaTGTGGTTTCTATAGCTCTCACATTTCTAATTTGTATTCAGGTAAATCTTTAAGAATATCTTTATAGAAATTTCATTACTATATTTTTTATGCTGATTTGTCTATGGCAGCATCTTACAACACAACCCAAACCAGATTTTGCTCCAGGAGCTATGTGGACAGCACACACTGTGGCAAtaaccccagctctgctcacatAGATTTTGCACTGCTGTGAGTGCCTCCAGACCACTCCCAATTCCCCGTACATGTCCAAGACTTCTCCATGATATTCCAAATTCCTGCTACAGGTCGCAGCACAAGCTGAGGCTGGACTGGCACTTAGTGTCACCTACACAATATGGTCAAAATTATTGCAAAAAAGCATAAACTAACAATCTGCTACAGCTCTCAGTAAAAATGCCAAATATCATACATACATAGCTTTGATGCTTTCAGTAAGGTTagtttcaaaggaaagaaactgCTTCCCTCTTTTTGTGAAACCTCTGACTTCAGATCCTATAGCCACAAAAATTTTCTCCTGTGGTGTATTAAGagctcctcccagctccagTCTGGAGATCTTTCGTCCTGGTAGTGTCTTGAACACTGGCTATCAACAGGAAAGCAATTTTCATCATCATATTTATGGTAATCATATTTATGGTAATATGATCAAATATCATATTTATGGTAATCTTTTAACATAAAGGATAAGAGATTACTTTACAATATCTGTCAAAACTAAGATGCAATGCGttgtacacagaaaaaaacaatctctatatttatcttgttttgtttgtggtttgttttttattttaaagaacaacACACAcattctctctccctctcacaTGTTACATTCTTATTCCAGAAGTCTACATTGATTTTATTTGTATTGCTATGGAATACTTATGAGCTAACCATGAACTTCCTGAAGAAGAAAAcccatgaaagaaaataatttttcattgaGCTGGGCATAAAAAGCAATCAGTTTCTCTGAGGTGATTTAATGAATCTTTGCAGGTTTTTGTCCCGTTACAATAATAGTGAATATGCCCAGGCTTAAGCCCAACTTAACTGAAGTGCAAAATGTgtggaaattacttttttttggtaataacccacattttttagtttttgaCTCTGTAACTGTGGAGGAATCTGTGCTTGACCAGGCATGAGATCAGCATGCTCTCACCACAGTTAGGTATCAGTCCACTGCTCTACCTAGACACCTTCCACAAGTATCTTATTTGCCATGTCAATAACAAATGGACTTCCAAATTCATTGCGaagaacatttcaaaaataagacTTTAAATGGAACAATTCCACTTACCACAGCTTCCCCCTTTTTTATGCCAAAACACGTAACGACCCCATCCTGATCTCCAACAACCACCTTCAAAGGTACAATACATTGTTATCTTTTATTACATACAcaactgtgtttttaaataatgcCCTTCTTGTACtgatagaatcacagaatggtctggtttggaagggaccttaaagatcactcAGCTccaaccccttgccatgggcagggacaccttccactatcccaggttccatccaacctgaccttgatCTTTTCGAGGGATGGAGGatctacagcttctctgggtaacctgtgccagTACCTCACCATGCTCAtagcaaagaattttttcctaatatttaatctaaacctactctcttgtcagtttgaagccattcccccttgttctgtcactacgTGATATTGTACACTATTATATAGTGTCCCTCTATTATATAATTTCTgatattttcatatatataaGGACTCAAAATTCTAGAGAACTTAATTACATATGGTAATATACTTTAAAGATCTATATAAAATGCTATAGAACAGCAGTTCAAGTACAGGCATTTAcaatcctttttctcctcctacTTGCACACATTGGCAACCATAAGGTGAAGATGTATTTGGAAAGAGTTGTGTTTTCACATTAAGACTTtattatggaagaaaaaagaaatgcagttatttttattgAGTTTCCCTAATAAGTTTCCTTAATTTGAActtacattaagaaaaaaattttaaaactttaaaaaaactatttcatagaatcatcaaggttggaaaaaaccttcaagatcaccaagtccaaccatcaagTTGTCATTATTATTGTAATCCCCAGTGCCAGATCCAGACAcctcttaaacacctccaggaatggtgactccaccagctccctgggaaGCCTATTCCAATGCTTGATGATCGTAActctaaaatattctttttagtACCTAATCCGAATCTCCCTTGTCTCAGTTTCAGGCCATTTCATTTAGTTCTAAGTGTTGGTAAAAccaaaatagagaaaaatggaagaacTCCCTTGAGGGTTTCAGCAATGCCGTAAATGACAAAAATTCCTTCCCTGTTCTTAAGTTTTACAATCACAAATTCAGAttctttccctattttttttccaaaaaaaaaaaaaaaggttttccaaGCCCCCAAAATGAGCTTGCACAGTCTTTCCATATGACGTCCTACAGCTAAGGAAACTCTGAAAATAGGATAAGGCACAGgacaggagaggcagcaggcgGTCGGTACCTTCTGCGTGGCCTTCTTCCCggaggcaggcagcagcctcaTCGTCTTCTGCGCCGTGACTCCCACCTGTGGATGGATGGAAGACACGCTCCTGAGCGGGGCCCGGAGCGCCGGGCCGCGCCTCGGGCCGCTCGCAGGCCCCGCCGCACGGCTGCTCCTCGGCGCCGGGCGGGCCGTGCCGCCTCGTCCCGGTGCCGCGACGCTGCCGGGGGCTGCCAGCGCTGCCGGACCCACCTGCAGGTAATCCACGCGTGCCAGGCTCGGCTCCATCGCTCCCGCGGGACGCGCGTCCCACCCCGCCCAGAGCCGGCGCGCCCGCCGCCCGTCTCTACAGCAACCGCCGCGCGGAGCCCGCCTCCGAGTGGGCGGAGCCTCGGCCACAAGGGCACCGCGATTGGCTGGAGTGCCCCGGGGGCGGGGCGAGGGGCGGGCACAGCCGGGAGCATCCCGGGGCGGCTCGGGCGGGAACGGCCCCGAGGGGGAGCCTTGGGCTCCATGGCGAACTGTACGCCAGGAATGGTTTATTTAACAACGAAGCCAAAAATACCGGCCCTGCACGGAgtctgagtttaaaaaaaatcttcccagaGTAAACACACTGAATTAAGAAAGGGTCGGTGCGAGTAGGTGTATACCCAGACATGTTAAACGCCGCTGCTGCCATTACATTCCCACTTACCTGGTTCTCAGCAACTCCTTGTGATCATAACCATGAGTTCTGGGTTTACACGCGGTACTAGCACCACTAATAAAGTACAAAGATTTCAAGTAATTCTCCACTCATCTCTAGTTGGTTTATTGTAGTATGAAAAATCCTATTTTGTACCTGGACACTGCAAGGAACAGAGTATTATGCTGTATCTGTTAATTTTTTGTCCTGCAGATTTAGTGCAAAGAATTCTCCATATGTAATCATAAACCTGTTAAAATATCAGCAGTCGATACCATTATACCTTTTTAATGCATAAACGCAAAAAAATTGCTATGATAGTTCTTGCTTTTAGACAGTTAAAATGAAGAAAGCAATCTTTTTGTGGTGAGTTAATAAAAGTTCCTAAGACTAAgattccagagaagctgtacaTAAAGTTATTTAGTGCTAAAAATCtacaatacattttttttcaagtataaGATACTGAAATATTATTGCCAATAAATAGTTGTGCTGTAGTTGAAGCCATGGTTCCGTTGTTGAATCATTCACATCTCAGCATATTAGGATTTAGTTTCTCACTGAGTTTATGTATTAAAATTGCCAACTCTTCTGTTGCTTGGGACTTATCCTCCAACAGTTCATAGCGAAGACTGGAGATGTCCTGTTTGATTTCCTTTAATTCACCTGCAGTAACAATGGAAAGAAACACTCATCAGCAAAGTTTAACATTCAGTCAATACTCTTAAGTCACATCAGTGCCTATTTCAGATTACCATCCCAAAATGTTCATGAGAGCAGGTACAGGATGGGTCAGGAGGATTTACCTCTTCTTCATTCTCAGTGAGATGTGTCTCCAACCCTAAATAGTACCGCAGGAATTTTAACAGTACATTAGGGTCTCGCATTGTGCTCCGCGTGTATACAGAACAGCAAAGATTCCCAAGGGGCTGTACAAAGGTTAAAGAATTAATCACACCAACGCTGCTGAACAGCTGGTAAATATTAGTATCCCCTTTttagagagaaaaggaaaagagtttttttctgaagggaTGTGCCAAAATCATAGAGGAAAAGcgtggcagagctggcagtaAAACTCACAGCTTCTGagtctctctcctcttccttaCCAACATCCTTGGAATCAAAAAAAGTCAACCAATTTAACATGATGTTATAATTTGacac
This sequence is a window from Prinia subflava isolate CZ2003 ecotype Zambia chromosome 18, Cam_Psub_1.2, whole genome shotgun sequence. Protein-coding genes within it:
- the BBS7 gene encoding Bardet-Biedl syndrome 7 protein, whose translation is MEPSLARVDYLQVGVTAQKTMRLLPASGKKATQKVVVGDQDGVVTCFGIKKGEAVPVFKTLPGRKISRLELGGALNTPQEKIFVAIGSEVRGFTKRGKQFLSFETNLTESIKAMYISGADLFLCASYIYNHYCDCKDQHYFLSGDKINDILCLPVDKVKCITPVLACQDRVLRVLQGSDLLYEVELPGPPSVLALSNGNGGDSGEEIVYGTSDGKLGLTQITGMKAIPRWEIGNEKKRGGILCIDSFDILGDGVKELLVGRDDGMIEIYNFESADEPVLRHDYALSESIASIQGGCVGKDGYDEILAATYSGWLTGLTTEPVHREGGSGEELKLSQEMQSKISSLRNELEQLQIKVLQERDKYQQSSQSSTAVSSVPAFSVNDKFTLNKDDASYSLILEVQTAIDNVLVQSDVPLDLLDVDKNSAVVSFSSCDSEPNSNFLLATYRCQANTTRLELKVRSIEGQYGTLQAYVTPRIQPKTCQVHQYQIKPLSLHQRTHSIDQDRPMNTLVLKGQFSFAEIHSWVVFCLPEVPEKTPAGECITFYFQNTFLGTQLESTYRKGEGYFKSDNISTISILKDVLSKEATKRKINLNISYDVNEESVRHTLQLIHPKLEYQQLLAKKVHLIDALRELQVHEGNVDFLLPKYRSILEEADQLLEEYKRQPAHLERLYGMITDLFIDKFKFKGTNVKTKVPLLLEILDGCDQDGLITFFDAA